tattttgcattgctatataaatgatttaaTATTGTACGTTGATCACAATACTagtttataattaattcgCATAAACGGGTccaattattttatttttttacaatattaggttattctatataatatgcGAGTTTaccatttattaattattgaataatgttaatatcttaaaaatttaaatatatattataatacatattcGTAACATGAATCtacataaatatgaaaaaattttcattaaacTATCTGAAAATGCAGGGAAAAATTACTATTAAAACGCAAttagaaatataattttttgtgtaaaaatgaaacatCCTTAGATACTTCTCcagtttttttattaattggATCTAAGAACCTAAAATTggaaacaataaaaataaaaatataaatgaaggGGCGCCATCAAACAACATAAagttatatatgaataaagtcaatatataaaagtagTCATAAATATGTGATTAAATAAAACGATAGGTGCATCATATAGTTAAAGATTGATGaaaactatatttttgaatatgtcgttatttttattttcataattttattcatttgtGACTAAAAATTgctatataaaaaataaaataaataaaacttaCTTATCTCTAAATACTCGTcctaattttttaatttccttctttttgttttttgaCCTTAAAATATCATCGGATGCTAAACTTTTAATGTCAAAATCATTAGCAACTTGATATCTAAACAGAAAacaaatgaagaaatatataagcaAGTAAAAATTAGTTTGTTGAAAGAGGGGGAATTATACCATATAAATGTTTTCTGATTATATaaccatatatatatgaatacaTAATGTcgattttatatatgtatgaaccatataaaatggatataacaaaattatatgtgaattttatatgtttttaaaataccTAGTAGGTAGGATATGGTTAACATTAATGTATTTTACAAAGGCTTTAACTTTTGATCTCTTTATTATCTTTCCTTTggacattttttttgtaactCTTAATGGGTGTTTTTCGATTCCTGCAACTAAGCAATAGCTATAAGGTCTTTCCCTTGTTTGTCCTTCATAggtatttattataatagcTTTTTTACCAGCTCTTCTTCCATTTAGCATTATAACAACTTTTCCTGGCTTAAGTC
This DNA window, taken from Plasmodium berghei ANKA genome assembly, chromosome: 13, encodes the following:
- a CDS encoding 60S ribosomal protein L27, putative codes for the protein MGKLLKPGKVVIMLNGRRAGKKAIIINTYEGQTRERPYSYCLVAGIEKHPLRVTKKMSKGKIIKRSKVKAFVKYINVNHILPTRYQVANDFDIKSLASDDILRSKNKKKEIKKLGRVFRDKFLDPINKKTGEVSKDVSFLHKKLYF